TTCTCTACATCGAGTTCGCCGTGATAATGGCTGACGCCGGCGCCCAAAATCGCAGGTCGCAGTGCATGATTATAGATGATGTAGCGGTACCGACGTGCTGTCGCGCTAAAGCGGGCATGAAAGTCCTCATTTACTTCAACGGCCCACCGCACGGCAATATCTTTAGGGAGATTTGCATTGGCACCCATGGTCCAGGCAACCATCTTCCGCGCGACATGGGTTTCAAAATGGACCACCTGGCCCGTCCCATGTACACCGGCATCGGTTCGACCGGCGCATTGTACTTCAACCGGGTGATTGGCTATTTTACTGAGCGCTTTCTCAAGCCGCTCCTGAACACTGTCAACATCACGCTGACGCTGCCAGCCATAATACTTGGCCCCATCATACTCAATGCCTAAAGCTACGCGCATCATCTACTTCGTTCTTACTGTCTGTCGGCATCACAGGCCGGTTAATCGAGATGCGGAATTATAGGGAAAAAGCGGGCAGGTTTCGAGGGGGGATTCACGGCCGGGACTCGGGCCCTCCGAATGAGGGCCCTGTCCCAGGATAATGATGACCGTTTAACGACTCATTTTTTGTAGCAGGATTTGTGCTTCTTTCTGGCTCTGGGCATCGCCATTACCAGCAATATCTTCCAACAGCCCCTGCGCCCCTTCGCGATCATTCATCTCCAGATATGCCTTAGCCAAGTCCAGTTTGCTGGCATATTCCCCCTGGCTGTCGACATCAATATCAGCAACATTATTCAGAATATCCGGAAACTCATCGAGGCCAACATTCAGATCCAGCGGCTGCTCTTCAATCTCTTCCGGAGCGTCGGCTTCCATGTCTTTCATCAGTTCATCGATACTGATATACGACGGTGCCGGCTCCGGATCATCGACCAACTCGCTCTCCCCCGTCGCATCAGTCAATACTTCTGAATCCGCTTCTGCCAACAGAAACTCCGGATCAAATGCAGCCACATCATCAATATCCATTTGTGGTTGCTCTGCCCAGTCTTCCGTTTCCAGCTCCGGATCCGGATTGCTGGCTGCCCAGATCTCCGCATCCTCCTCCGGATACATTTCTGAGGCCAGGGCATCGTCGTCAAGCGCAGATGACCAGAGCTGATCCCGCTCAGCATCTTGCTCATCCTGCTGGCCTTGCTCATGCTGTTCAACAGTGGTTGATTCGGCAGCCGACAGTGGTTGCTGTCCTGGCGCCTCCGCTTCACGATGTGGACGCGCATTTTCATCCCCGGTATGTTCGAACCCTGCAGGTGCTAAAGCTTCACTTTCTGAGGGATTCGTCGCTGCCGAACGCTCTGCTGCAACGGCTTCATCCCGTGCCTGCTCAGCCAACAAACTGTCCGCAGTTGCGACATCCATGCCGACAAACTGATCATTTTCAAAGCTATCACCTTCAAAGCTATCATCTTCAAAGCTTTCATTGTCGACGCTGTCATTATCAAAACTGTCATCCGTAACCTGTTCGTCCGGATCACTGAGCAGTGCAGCCATATCGAGCCCGGCCGTATCAACCAGCTCATCATCAAACATATCCGCCGGGACCTGAGCATCATTCGGCGATGTCGTCTTCCCGGAAGCCTGATGAGCCGGCGCTGACGCCGGAGCCGATGCAGCCGCCGACTCTTGGGCGCCCGTATGATACTGATCCAACGCCATTTGTTCATCAAACGAGGCCTGCAGCGCATCATCTTCGCTGAACTCAGCAATGCTGGCCGGATCAATGGTTTCAAATTCAATCTGTTGCTCACCATGAATTGAGTAGCGCGGCTCTGAGGACGCAGCATCCCCCATGGCTTCTTCTGCGGCCAACACCAGTTCCTCCGGTGTCGGCTCATCACGTGCAGACTCAGACTCTGATTCAGGCTCCTGCAACAATGTGTCTTCCGGCTCAGCCGCGGTCACGGCATCCTCGGAAACCAATGGCTCACTCAGATTCAGCGGCGCTTCCGCCTCTAGCTCAGTCTCAGAGTCAGGCTCGAACGCATCCGGGTCCGGTGTCGGCGCAACGGCTGGTTCATTCAGCTCAGGCTCGACTTCCGGCTCAGACTCGGCCAGGGCCGCTTCTTCATCAAACGCCGGCCAATCTTCCAGATTCAGCGGCGCATCCGACGCTGACTCATGCGCCGGCTCGGCGAGCGCATCCAGGTCCGGTGTCGACTCAGCGGCCGGTTCAACTGACGACGGTGCTTCATTCAGCTCAGGCTCTGCTTCCGGCTCCAACTCAACTTCAGGCTCAGACTCGGCCAGGGCCGCTTCTTCATCGAACTCCGGCCAATCTTCCGGGTTCAGCGGCGCATCCGACGCTAACTCATGCGCCGGTTCAGAGAGCACATCCGGATCCGGTGTCGGCACAACGGCTGGTTCAACGGGCGACGGTGCTTCATTCAGCTCTGGCCCTGCTTCCGGCTCTGGCTCAGCTTCCGGCTCCAACTCAACTTCAGGCTCAGACTCGGCTAGGGCAGCTTCTTCATCGAACGCCGGCCAATCTTCCAGGTTCAGCGGCGCATCCGACGCTAACTCATGCGCCGGCTCAGCGAGCGCATCCGGGTCCGGTGTCGACTCAGCGGCCGGTTCAACGGGCGACGGTGCTTCATTCAGCTCAGGCTCTGCTTCCGGTTCTGGCTCTGGCTCTGGCTCAGCTTCCGGCTCAAACTCAGCTTCCGGCTCCAACTCAACATCAGGCTCAGACTCGGCCAGGGCAGCTTCTTCATCGAACGCCAATGTTTCATCAGGCTCAGATGCATCGACCAACTCTTGTACATCCGCAAGCAGCGCATCAATATCTTCATCTTGTACGTCTGCCGCAGGTTCAACGCCTGCAATAGCGTCATCAACGTCTGCAATAGCTTCAACGTCTGGAATGGCTTCAACGTCTGCAATAGCTTCAACGTCTGGAATGGCTTCAACGTCTGCAATAGCTTCAACGTCTGCGACGGACTCAGCCTGCTGCTCATTCAGTGCTTCATGCAGCGCATCCGCAAACCCCGTCTCGTGTGTGTCCGGGAAATCTGCATCGCGTGAAGCATCCAGCTCATGCCCGTCAGTTGAAGTGTCCGCAGGTTCAAATTCCGGATCATCAAACAGCAACGCGTCGACGGCCGGGTCGGCAACCGCGGGTTCAGTCGCCGCTGACATCGGCGCATCGGCGCTCAAATTGACATCATCAGCGAAATCGGATTCTAAGACAGAATCCAACCGTTCTGCAGGCTCAAACGGCTCGCTGCCTTCCGATGTCGTCTGAGGCGGTTGAGCGGTTTGTGGCTGATGTCCCTGTTGCGCGAGAATGTCATCCAACAGATCGGTGCTGTTTTCATCAATGACAACCTCATCCAGGTTCAGAGCCAGCTCATCTTCAGTCTCAATATCCGCGACATCAATACGACTCTCGTCACTGTCTTCCTCGTCCGCAACCAGTTCATCAAGCAGCGCGGTACTGTTTTCATCAATCGCAATATCGGCCCGATTGAAAGTATCCTCGTCATCCCCAAGGAGCTCATCGAGTAATGCCGTACTGTTCTCTTCCAGCTCAATATCCGGGGTATTGAGCTCATCATCGTCTATAAATTCATCCAGCAACGCCGTACTGTTTGCATCAAACAGTGCGTCCAGCTCCTCTTCCGGCAGCGCATGCTCTTCTACGGCAAACAGCGCGTCTGCATCAGCCAGTGCCTGGTCGACGGCAGCCTGCTGCGCTTGCTCCTCAGGCTCATCAACTTGCACTTGCGTCGGTTCAGGGGCCGGCTCATCCAACCCGACCGTCTCAAACAAGGAGTCCAGTTCATCCTGATCCACCACTTGAGCCGTTGCCGCTTCAGGCTTTGTTGCCTCAGTCGGTTCATCATCCGGAAGATCATCCGTTAACCCGCCGGCTTCGCTCAACAAATCATCCAGGATGGACTGGTCCAGCAACCCATCCTCAATATCTTTGTCAGCATCATCGGCCAGTTCCGCATCCGCCAGATCAAAACTGTCGTCGTCATCATCATCGCCCTGCAGGGACTGCTCCCACATGGCTGCCAGCGCTTCGTCCGAACTTGGCTCCGAGGACTGTTCAATCTCATCCAGCGCCCGCTCCATATCCTGGAGTCCAATCGCTTCTTCATCTCCTTTCACCGAGATGCTGCTTGGCGTCAGGCCACTTTCAATTTCAAAGTCATCATGACCATCGGCGGACAGGTCAAGTAAATCATCCGGCTCACCCGACGAATTGCCATCATGCTCCGGCCCGAACAGACTAGTTTCCGGATCATCGAACAGAGAATCATCCCCGGCGAACAGATCATCAACGTCTTGCTTGTCGCTATCCAGCTCCGGGATCGCCTCAGCGTCCCCTTTCGGCGGGGCCGGAATTGCCGGTTCCTGCGCTTGCGGGCCTTCCAGCGATTTCACATCGTCATCTTCTTCTTTACGACGCATCATGAAAAATGCAATCGCGCCGGCAATCAGGGCGCCAGGCACAAACGCAGCAGCAGCCATGGCCCATGGATTAGCGACCAAGTCATCCATCCAGGAGGTTTCAGGCACCACCGGTGCGACCGGTTGCGATTTCTGTTGCTGAATAAAATTGAGGATTTCATCGCGCAGTTGCTCGTCGTTGCTGATCTGATCTTTGAGCGCACTGACCTCATGCTGCATTTCTGCCAGGCGAACGCGCAGCAAGTGGTTACTCTCCACCAGCTTGGTCATCTGCACATCAGAGGCATCCAGTTGCGTCTGCAACGCAGTCGGCTTCGCGGGAATGCCTCCCTTATCAGTCGCGCTGGCCGCTTGGGCCGTTTTACTTGCCGTTTGTACCGATGTGGCCGCCGGTGTGACCGGGGCCGCCTGCGTCACCTGCTCCTGAATGGCAACTTGCGGTTTGGGTTGTGGGTTCGCCACAACGGTCGGTGCCGGCGCAGTGGCGCTTGGCGCCGGTGCACTTGGTGTCTGAGTTCTTGGTGGCGGTGTTCTGGAAACCGAAGTCGCAGGCGTCGCCGACTGGCGTACCTGGCGGCGCTGATCGGCATCCAGACGACGCCGTACACTGTCCAAATCTTCCTGACGGATCTGGGCTAAAGACGGTATTCTCAGCACACTTCCCGGGATCAGACCGTGGATATTATTCTGCTCAAATGCCTGTGGATTCGCCCGGTGAATGGCACCAATGACCTGATAAATAGAGACCTGGTTATTCGGACGGTAACGAGAGGCGATCGACCACAGGGTTTCATTACTCCCGGTCGGACCGTAGCGATTGATGGTATTCTGGCTCGACGCAAAAGATTGAGCAGGCTCAGTCGAAGCTGCGCGCACTTCATCTTCGGATGGGCCGATAATACGCACCGCATGGGCTGACAAGGGCATCTGAAGGGCGGCTCCGGCAATGACGACCGGTAAAATAAAACGTTTGATCATAGTCGATAAGTCAGACACTGCCTGCTGTCCTCTCTGGCAGAGATGAGAAATTGGTTTCGAGTATCGAAAAAGTCGCGTCGAGCTTCGAAGTTATGGCGCTAAGCATAATGAATCTATCGGCCATTCATCAAGACTCTTGAACGGTAAATGAGGGATGCTGCCTAATTCGAAAGACGAACCGCTCTGCGTGTTCTGGTATTGCGCTGAGTAAAAATAAATACGGCCCATCCTACCGAAAGGCAGGATGAGCCGCACCAAAATCCATTACAGGTATTCTGCAATCAGCTTTTCGGCAATCTGCACGCTGTTCGTCGCAGCGCCTTTGCGGACGTTGTCGGCCACAACCCACATGTTCAGCCCACACGGATGACTGATGTCTTCCCGGATCCGGGCGACCATGACGTGATCTTTCCCGGTCGCATCGCTGACCTGAGTCGGATAATCGTTACCGTGGAAGAGTTCCACCCCTTCGGCATTTTCCAGCAGGCTAATCGCTTCTTCGATATGAACCGGCTGGCAGGTTTCGACATGTACGGCTTCCGCGTGACCATAAAAGACCGGCACCCGAACACAGGTCGGATTCACGCGGATATTGTCATCGCCGAGGATCTTCTGGGTTTCCCACACCATTTTCATCTCTTCTTTGGTGTAGCCGTTATCCATAAAGTCATCGATATGCGGCAGGCAGTTAAACGCAATCTGCTTGTCATACGCTTTATTTTCTGCCGGCAAGCCGTTCAACAGCTTCGCAGTCTGTCCGGCAAGCTCATCAACCCCTTTCTTTCCAGAGCCGGAGACCGACTGATACGTGGCAACATTAATGCGCTCAATGCCGTACGCATCATGGATTGGCTTGAGGGCCACCAGCATCTGAATCGTCGAGCAGTTCGGGTTGGCTATGATATTCCGGTTACGGTAATCCGCCAGCGCGTGCGGGTTCACTTCCGGCACCACCAACGGAACATCGTAGTCGTAGCGGAACTGTGAGGTGTTGTCGATCACCACCACGCCGTGATCCGCCGCAATCGGCGCCCAGTGTGCAGACGCTTCTGCGCCGGCCGAGAACAGCGCCAACTGAACCTGACTCCAGTCAAAGTCTTCGACGTTGGTTACACGAACGCTTTTACCCTTAAAGCGCAGCGTTTTACCCGCGCTACGTTCCGAAGCCAGTAAATAGAGATTGCGAACCGGAAAATCACGCGATTCTAAAACCTCGACGATCGTTTCGCCCACGGCACCAGTGGCGCCCAGAACGGCAACATCAAATTCCTGACTCATGGCGTTTCCTCAACTGTAAAACCTAAATTAGCCAGCGACTCTAACCCAAAACCGGCCTGTCCGGCTACTGTAATCGCACTGTATTCGCGCCGATCCCAGTAATTTTTCCGCATTTGATCGAAGGCCGAGGCCATCCGGGCAGTATTCTCTCCTGCGGCAGTCATTTCGCGGCGGAATAACCCATCGTCCCGACGCACATCATAGACGAGCTGAATCAGGCGAAACAGGGTCTCTTCCTGCCAGGCGCGACTGAGAGCCACCTGCGGCAACGGCGCTTCCGGCAACAGACTGGCAGCAGATACCGGCTGTCCCTGATCTAAGAACTCGCAATAACGGTTAAAGACCATGGTCGTTCCCCGAGCCTTGCCTTCGAGCCCGTAGCCCGCCACATGTGGGGTCGCAAACGCCAGCAACGGCAGCAATTCAAGATCCACCAACGGCTCTTGCTCAAACACATCCAGCACAGCGGTCAGGGCTCTGCCTTCCCCGGTCTGCGCTTGTTGAAGCGCAACTTTCAACGCGGTGTTATCGACCACAGGGCCACGAGCTGCATTGATCAAAATCGCGCCGGGCTTCAGCTGCTGCAAAAACGCTTCATCCACCAGGTGATAGGTCGGGTATGCGCCGTCACGGGTGAGCGGCGTATGCATGGTGATAATGTCACACTGCTGCTGTAGCGCTTCCAGCGAGTGAAATGCCCGGCTGTCGCCCTGTTCGGCTTTCAGCGGATCATTGAGCAGGTAGCGGATCCCCAGCGCGTCCAGACATTTCGCCAGGTAACTGCCGACATTGCCCGCACCGATGATCCCCACCGTTTTATCAAAAATAGAAAAGCCCTGCTGCTGGCCCAGCACCATCAGGCTGCTCAGCACATACTCAGCCACACCCACCTTGTTGCATCCCGGCGCTGCAGTAAAGGTGATCCCCTTTTGCGCCAACAATGCCTGGTCGACATGGTCCTGTCCTGCCGTCGCTGTACCGACAAAACGCAGTCGGTTTGCCTTCGACAGTAAGTCAGCATTCACTTTGGTGACCGAGCGAATCATCAGCGCATCGATATCCACCAAGTCATCAGCAGTCAGGGTGCGGCCGGGTTTGGCAATCACCTCGCCAAGCTGGCTGAACAGGTCGAGCGCATACGGCATATTTTCATCAATGAGGATTTTCATGGGTCCGTTCCTGTAGCGTCGCGGCAATGACAGCTCTCGCGACAATTGCGGCCTGCGCGGCGATAGCTCACGTGGCGGCGGCAATAAGAAAAAAAGTGTCAAAATAGTATTGAGTTGCCCGGGAAAGTACAAGCCTGTTGAGGGACTGGGCCAACGTTACGCCAGCCATTAATGTGAAGCCGCTGCCTGTCCCGAACGACCCGTATAAAAAAACCCGGCATTGAGCCGGGTAAAAAATTCCAGGAATAAAAACACCTGCCAGTGCAATAGACAGCTCCCGCAAAAGAAAATACTATTCACACCAACAAGTGCCGCGTCTGTTTTCGGCACTGGTTAACCGGATCGGTCTTTGAAGTCTCTGCAAAGCCATCTTAGAACTGTCCATTAGCCAGTGCCACTCCCGGAAAAATGACAAAAGTCATGCGCAGAGACGAGATCCTACTGTCGAGCGCTGGGAATGTTTTCCCTGATTGAATCTCGCCTCTGACAATTGTGACCGCGAATTGTTGTCGCGGTGACCCATTAGCCTTCGTACTTCTTAATCACCAGCGTGGCATTGGTACCACCGAAACCAAAGCTGTTCGACATCACGGTCTTCAGCGCTTGCTCTCGAGTTTCCGTCACAATATCCAAACCATCCGCTGCCGGATCCAGATTCTCGATGTTGATGCTCGGGGCGACAAAACCGTGCTCCAGCATCAGCGTTGAGTAAATCGCCTCATGCACACCCGCAGCACCCAGGGCGTGGCCGGTCATGGCCTTGGTCGCAGAAATCGCCGGGCTGTTGTCACCGAAGATTTCCTGGATCGCGCCCAGCTCTTTCACATCACCGACCGGCGTTGAAGTTCCGTGGGTGTTGATGTAGTCGATTGGCGCATCCAGATCCTGCATCGCCATCTTCATACAACGCACCGCACCTTCACCTGATGGTGCCACCATGTCGTAGCCATCGGAGGTCGCGCCGTAGCCGACGATTTCGCCGTAGATTTTCGCACCGCGTGCCAGCGCATGCTCCAGCTCTTCAACCACCAGCATGCCGCCGCCACCAGAGATCACGAAGCCATCACGATCGGCATCATAGGTTCGGGACGCTTTCGACGGATCATCGTTGTACTTGGTCGACAACGCGCCCATCGCATCGAACATCATGGTCAGGGTCCAATCCAGCTCTTCACCGCCACCGGCAAAAACAACATCTTGTTTACCCAGTTGGATCAGCTCCAGCGCATGGCCAATACAGTGTGCAGACGTCGCACAGGCTGAACTCATGGTGTAGTTCACGCCACGAATTTTAAACGGTGTCGCCAGACAGGCTGACACGGTTGAAGACATGGTACGCGGGACCATATAAGGACCCACACGCTTCACGCCTTTCTCGCGCAGGATATCCACCGCTGCGATTTGGTTTTGCGAGGATGCACCGCCCGAGCCTGCAACCAGGCCGGTACGATCATTGGAAACTTGTTCTTCAGTAAGACCGGCGTCTTCAATTGCCTGCTCCATAGACAAATACGCAAATGCTGCTGCATCGCCCATGAAACGCATTTTTTTACGGTCGATATGCTCAGACGGGTTCATTTTCAAATCACCCCAAACATTGCTGCGCAACTTCATTTCCGCAAACTGTTCGGAGAAATTAATACCGGATTTACCGGCTTTCAGAGACTCCAGCACCTCTTTCACATTGTTACCGATGCTGGATACAATACCCATGCCTGTAATTACGGCTCGTTTCATGATGAATTCCTACTGTCATTTAACGATGCTGATCATAACGGGTTTATCTCGGGAAAGTGGTCAGCTTTCCCGGCAAACGGTACAATCAGCACCAAGATCATCTGTTTGATCGGTCATTGCTCGCGAATCAATCGCTTATCAGGCATTCACGGACCATGACCGACCCTTGTTACAGCACTACATGAGGTTTCCCCTTGTCCGAGCAGTCTCCCCATCGCATTGAAAATGCCGTTCTTGACTGGAATTCATCCGGTACCCCGGTCTCCAATGACTTTGACGATGTTTATTTCTCAAATGCCAATGGCTTAGAAGAAACACGCTACGTATTTCTCCACCAGAACGGACTCCCGCAACGCTGGGAAACCTCGACGCGTCGCCGATTCGTGATTGCTGAGACCGGTTTTGGCACTGGCCTGAACTTCCTGGCCGTGTGGCAATGGTTTAAGGCCTTTCGCCAGGCAAACCCGGATGCCGCGACCCAAGCACTGCATTTCATCAGTTTTGAAAAATTTCCGGTGACGCGTGACGATTTAATCAAAGCGCATGCGTCCTGGCCGGAGCTGGCAGATTTGGCAGAGCAGCTGCATGCGCACTATCCACCAGCTGTGGCGGACTGCCACCGGATTGTGCTGGAAAATGGCCTGATCACCCTGGATCTCTGGTTCGGCGACATTAAAGACTGTATGCCACAAGTATGGACCAATGATGACGGGATCGTGGACGCCTGGTTTTTAGACGGTTTTGCCCCAAGCAAAAACCCGGAAATGTGGAACCAGAATCTCTTTGACGGCATGGCCAAACTGGCACGGGAAGGTTGTACCACCGCAACCTTCACCGCCGCCGGATTTGTCCGCCGCGGCCTGATTGAAGCCGGTTTCGACATGAAGAAAGTCAAAGGATTCGGTACTAAGCGAGACATGCTGGCCGGCACCATGACCCAACGCCGACACTCTGCCTACTTCAAGCCCTGGTATGCCCGCAAACGTGCCGACCAGCCGCAAGACTTGGCGATTATCGGGGGCGGGATTGGCTCGGCCACCACCGCGCTCGCGCTGACCCGACGCGGCGTCGATGTAACACTCTACTGTGCCGACCCGCTCCCGGCAAAAGGGGCTTCCGGCAATCGCCAGGGGGCAGTTTATCCCCTACTCAATGGCTCGAACGATCCCCTGTCGCGCTTTTTTGCCCCGGCATTTTTGTATGCCCGGCAGTTTGTCGAACAAGCGGCGCAGCACAAAACCTTTGCCCATGACTGGTGCGGCGTCACGCAGCTGGCCTGGGACGACAATGCACAAAAAAAACTGGGAAAAATGCTGGAAGGCGGTTTCCCGGACACGCTGATCCGATTTTTGGATGAGGACCAAACCCAAACCGTCACCGGCGTCGAAACCGGCCACACCAGTGTGAACTATCCGTTAGGGGGTTGGCTGTGCCCGCAGGCGTTGACCCGGGCCTTGATCGAACTGGCAAGTGAAAGTGGTCATCTCACCCTCAAGACCAACACCGAGATCCGTCAACTCGAGCGCAGCGATCCGGTTGACGCTGCCTCAGCCGAAAAACAATGGACGCTGATTGCCGATGAAGCACGTTTTCAACACGATACTGTGATCGTCGCCAATGGCCATCGTTTTGAGGACTTCCCGCAAACCAGCCAGATCCCGGCCTACTCGGTCCGGGGCCAGGTGAGTCATATCCCGACCAACCCAGCGCTCTCGCAGCTCAAAACCGTTCTGTGTTACGACGGCTACCTGACCCCGGCAAATCCGGCCTCCCAAAGCCACTGTATCGGCGCCAGCTACCGCCGGGGCAGCACGGATCTCAGCTTTTGTCCGTCAGAGCATGCGGACAACAAACAACGCCTGGTCAACTGCCTGCCGGGTGTTGAATGGCCGCAAACCATCGATATGGACGAGAACCAAGCCCGGGCTGCTGTGCGCTGTGCCAGCCGGGATCATTTGCCGTTTGTCGGCGATGTCTGCCAGTACGAGCCACTGCTTTCGCAATATGCCGACCTGAAAACCCAACAAGACACAGCAGCGCCAGTGCCGGTATGCCCGAACCTGTATGCCCTGATTGGTTTGGGCTCCCGCGGGTTAAGTTCAGCGCCGCTGTTGGGAGAGCTGCTCGCCTCGCAAATCTGTGGAGACCCGTTACCTCTGCCGAATAGCGT
Above is a window of Photobacterium sp. TY1-4 DNA encoding:
- the truA gene encoding tRNA pseudouridine(38-40) synthase TruA is translated as MRVALGIEYDGAKYYGWQRQRDVDSVQERLEKALSKIANHPVEVQCAGRTDAGVHGTGQVVHFETHVARKMVAWTMGANANLPKDIAVRWAVEVNEDFHARFSATARRYRYIIYNHALRPAILGAGVSHYHGELDVEKMHEAGQYLLGENDFTSFRAVYCQSLSPWRNLMHLNVSRQGHYVVIDIKANAFVHHMVRNITGSLIKVGRGEEKPEWMKWLLAQKDRTLAGATAKAEGLYLVEVDYPQAFGIPKAPIGPLFLPD
- a CDS encoding FimV/HubP family polar landmark protein; amino-acid sequence: MSDLSTMIKRFILPVVIAGAALQMPLSAHAVRIIGPSEDEVRAASTEPAQSFASSQNTINRYGPTGSNETLWSIASRYRPNNQVSIYQVIGAIHRANPQAFEQNNIHGLIPGSVLRIPSLAQIRQEDLDSVRRRLDADQRRQVRQSATPATSVSRTPPPRTQTPSAPAPSATAPAPTVVANPQPKPQVAIQEQVTQAAPVTPAATSVQTASKTAQAASATDKGGIPAKPTALQTQLDASDVQMTKLVESNHLLRVRLAEMQHEVSALKDQISNDEQLRDEILNFIQQQKSQPVAPVVPETSWMDDLVANPWAMAAAAFVPGALIAGAIAFFMMRRKEEDDDVKSLEGPQAQEPAIPAPPKGDAEAIPELDSDKQDVDDLFAGDDSLFDDPETSLFGPEHDGNSSGEPDDLLDLSADGHDDFEIESGLTPSSISVKGDEEAIGLQDMERALDEIEQSSEPSSDEALAAMWEQSLQGDDDDDDSFDLADAELADDADKDIEDGLLDQSILDDLLSEAGGLTDDLPDDEPTEATKPEAATAQVVDQDELDSLFETVGLDEPAPEPTQVQVDEPEEQAQQAAVDQALADADALFAVEEHALPEEELDALFDANSTALLDEFIDDDELNTPDIELEENSTALLDELLGDDEDTFNRADIAIDENSTALLDELVADEEDSDESRIDVADIETEDELALNLDEVVIDENSTDLLDDILAQQGHQPQTAQPPQTTSEGSEPFEPAERLDSVLESDFADDVNLSADAPMSAATEPAVADPAVDALLFDDPEFEPADTSTDGHELDASRDADFPDTHETGFADALHEALNEQQAESVADVEAIADVEAIPDVEAIADVEAIPDVEAIADVDDAIAGVEPAADVQDEDIDALLADVQELVDASEPDETLAFDEEAALAESEPDVELEPEAEFEPEAEPEPEPEPEAEPELNEAPSPVEPAAESTPDPDALAEPAHELASDAPLNLEDWPAFDEEAALAESEPEVELEPEAEPEPEAGPELNEAPSPVEPAVVPTPDPDVLSEPAHELASDAPLNPEDWPEFDEEAALAESEPEVELEPEAEPELNEAPSSVEPAAESTPDLDALAEPAHESASDAPLNLEDWPAFDEEAALAESEPEVEPELNEPAVAPTPDPDAFEPDSETELEAEAPLNLSEPLVSEDAVTAAEPEDTLLQEPESESESARDEPTPEELVLAAEEAMGDAASSEPRYSIHGEQQIEFETIDPASIAEFSEDDALQASFDEQMALDQYHTGAQESAAASAPASAPAHQASGKTTSPNDAQVPADMFDDELVDTAGLDMAALLSDPDEQVTDDSFDNDSVDNESFEDDSFEGDSFENDQFVGMDVATADSLLAEQARDEAVAAERSAATNPSESEALAPAGFEHTGDENARPHREAEAPGQQPLSAAESTTVEQHEQGQQDEQDAERDQLWSSALDDDALASEMYPEEDAEIWAASNPDPELETEDWAEQPQMDIDDVAAFDPEFLLAEADSEVLTDATGESELVDDPEPAPSYISIDELMKDMEADAPEEIEEQPLDLNVGLDEFPDILNNVADIDVDSQGEYASKLDLAKAYLEMNDREGAQGLLEDIAGNGDAQSQKEAQILLQKMSR
- a CDS encoding aspartate-semialdehyde dehydrogenase, which codes for MSQEFDVAVLGATGAVGETIVEVLESRDFPVRNLYLLASERSAGKTLRFKGKSVRVTNVEDFDWSQVQLALFSAGAEASAHWAPIAADHGVVVIDNTSQFRYDYDVPLVVPEVNPHALADYRNRNIIANPNCSTIQMLVALKPIHDAYGIERINVATYQSVSGSGKKGVDELAGQTAKLLNGLPAENKAYDKQIAFNCLPHIDDFMDNGYTKEEMKMVWETQKILGDDNIRVNPTCVRVPVFYGHAEAVHVETCQPVHIEEAISLLENAEGVELFHGNDYPTQVSDATGKDHVMVARIREDISHPCGLNMWVVADNVRKGAATNSVQIAEKLIAEYL
- a CDS encoding 4-phosphoerythronate dehydrogenase — its product is MKILIDENMPYALDLFSQLGEVIAKPGRTLTADDLVDIDALMIRSVTKVNADLLSKANRLRFVGTATAGQDHVDQALLAQKGITFTAAPGCNKVGVAEYVLSSLMVLGQQQGFSIFDKTVGIIGAGNVGSYLAKCLDALGIRYLLNDPLKAEQGDSRAFHSLEALQQQCDIITMHTPLTRDGAYPTYHLVDEAFLQQLKPGAILINAARGPVVDNTALKVALQQAQTGEGRALTAVLDVFEQEPLVDLELLPLLAFATPHVAGYGLEGKARGTTMVFNRYCEFLDQGQPVSAASLLPEAPLPQVALSRAWQEETLFRLIQLVYDVRRDDGLFRREMTAAGENTARMASAFDQMRKNYWDRREYSAITVAGQAGFGLESLANLGFTVEETP
- the fabB gene encoding beta-ketoacyl-ACP synthase I, whose protein sequence is MKRAVITGMGIVSSIGNNVKEVLESLKAGKSGINFSEQFAEMKLRSNVWGDLKMNPSEHIDRKKMRFMGDAAAFAYLSMEQAIEDAGLTEEQVSNDRTGLVAGSGGASSQNQIAAVDILREKGVKRVGPYMVPRTMSSTVSACLATPFKIRGVNYTMSSACATSAHCIGHALELIQLGKQDVVFAGGGEELDWTLTMMFDAMGALSTKYNDDPSKASRTYDADRDGFVISGGGGMLVVEELEHALARGAKIYGEIVGYGATSDGYDMVAPSGEGAVRCMKMAMQDLDAPIDYINTHGTSTPVGDVKELGAIQEIFGDNSPAISATKAMTGHALGAAGVHEAIYSTLMLEHGFVAPSINIENLDPAADGLDIVTETREQALKTVMSNSFGFGGTNATLVIKKYEG
- the mnmC gene encoding bifunctional tRNA (5-methylaminomethyl-2-thiouridine)(34)-methyltransferase MnmD/FAD-dependent 5-carboxymethylaminomethyl-2-thiouridine(34) oxidoreductase MnmC — protein: MSEQSPHRIENAVLDWNSSGTPVSNDFDDVYFSNANGLEETRYVFLHQNGLPQRWETSTRRRFVIAETGFGTGLNFLAVWQWFKAFRQANPDAATQALHFISFEKFPVTRDDLIKAHASWPELADLAEQLHAHYPPAVADCHRIVLENGLITLDLWFGDIKDCMPQVWTNDDGIVDAWFLDGFAPSKNPEMWNQNLFDGMAKLAREGCTTATFTAAGFVRRGLIEAGFDMKKVKGFGTKRDMLAGTMTQRRHSAYFKPWYARKRADQPQDLAIIGGGIGSATTALALTRRGVDVTLYCADPLPAKGASGNRQGAVYPLLNGSNDPLSRFFAPAFLYARQFVEQAAQHKTFAHDWCGVTQLAWDDNAQKKLGKMLEGGFPDTLIRFLDEDQTQTVTGVETGHTSVNYPLGGWLCPQALTRALIELASESGHLTLKTNTEIRQLERSDPVDAASAEKQWTLIADEARFQHDTVIVANGHRFEDFPQTSQIPAYSVRGQVSHIPTNPALSQLKTVLCYDGYLTPANPASQSHCIGASYRRGSTDLSFCPSEHADNKQRLVNCLPGVEWPQTIDMDENQARAAVRCASRDHLPFVGDVCQYEPLLSQYADLKTQQDTAAPVPVCPNLYALIGLGSRGLSSAPLLGELLASQICGDPLPLPNSVLDALHPGRMWVRKLVKGKQV